The following coding sequences are from one Nicotiana tomentosiformis chromosome 3, ASM39032v3, whole genome shotgun sequence window:
- the LOC104119063 gene encoding aluminum-activated malate transporter 4-like — protein MAYLGSLKQSFVETNKERLLLPRKGYSELGVGGGASFTGNENFLERLRYRLTEFCNDVKKVAAKAVKMGRSDPRKIIFSAKVGFALALVSILIFFKEPLPYIGKHSIWAILTVVVVFEFSIGATLSKGFNRALGTFSAGGLALGIAELSLMAGKCQEIVIVISVFIAGFCATYLKLYPAMKQYEYGFRVFLLTYCIVLVSGTSDFVQTAVSRLLLIGVGATVCLLINVCIYPIWAGEDLHKLVAKNFKGVATSLEGCVNDYLQCLEYERIPSKILLYQASDDPVYNGYRTAVESTNQEDSLLGFAVWEPPHGRYRMLNYPWGEYVKVSGALRHCAFMVMAMHGCILSEIQAASELRQIFRKQIQRVGTEGAKVILLLGEKVEKMEKLSPEDPLEEVHEAAENLQLLIDQKSYLLVNAENWESSKRPKKFEDPERIQELKDNEPKPMLINSLSEATLHLRSAHTLKHMDTLNPNVSVNFSTSQWGSSEDVFKQQTMWPSRLSVLGDVILNEREVRTFESASTLSLATFTSLLIEFVARLQNLVNAFQELSEKAKFTECS, from the exons ATGGCATATCTTGGCTCATTGAAGCAAAGCTTTGTTGAAACAAACAAAGAAAGATTATTACTACCAAGAAAAGGGTATTCAGAATTGGGAGTAGGTGGTGGTGCATCTTTCACAGGAAATGAGAACTTTCTGGAACGTTTACGCTATCGACTTACTGAGTTTTGTAACGATGTCAAAAAAGTTGCAGCCAAAGCAGTTAAAATGGGTAGAAGTGATCCtaggaaaattatattttctgCTAAAGTGGGTTTTGCTCTTGCACTTGTTTCGATCCTTATTTTCTTCAAAGAACCCTTGCCTTACATTGGTAAACACTCCATTTGGGCAATTCTCACTGTTGTCGTCGTTTTTGAATTCAGTATAG GTGCGACGCTCAGTAAAGGATTTAACAGGGCATTGGGGACATTTTCTGCTGGAGGATTAGCGTTGGGCATTGCTGAATTGTCTCTTATGGCTGGAAAATGCCAAGAGATTGTGATTGTCATCAGCGTATTTATTGCAG GATTTTGTGCGACTTATTTGAAACTGTATCCAGCAATGAAGCAATATGAATATGGATTCCGAGTCTTCTTATTGACATATTGTATAGTGCTTGTATCGGGGACTTCAGATTTCGTTCAGACTGCTGTTTCTCGATTGTTGCTAATTGGGGTTGGAGCTACTGTCTGTTTGCTTATAAATGTCTGCATCTACCCCATTTGGGCTGGTGAAGATTTGCACAAGTTGGTAGCGAAAAATTTTAAGGGTGTCGCTACTTCTTTGGAAG GTTGTGTCAATGACTATTTGCAATGTCTTGAATATGAAAGGATACCATCAAAAATTCTTCTTTACCAGGCATCCGATGATCCTGTCTACAATGGCTATAGGACTGCTGTAGAGTCCACCAACCAAGAAGATTCTCTG TTAGGTTTTGCTGTGTGGGAACCCCCTCATGGCCGTTACAGAATGCTCAATTATCCTTGGGGTGAATATGTTAAAGTCAGCGGTGCACTGAGGCATTGTGCTTTCATGGTCATGGCTATGCATGGCTGTATTCTTTCAGAAATACAG GCAGCATCTGAGTTGAGGCAGATTTTTAGGAAGCAGATTCAGAGAGTTGGAACTGAAGGAGCTAAAGTGATactgctgcttggggagaaagtaGAAAAGATGGAGAAACTAAGCCCTGAAGATCCTCTCGAAGAAGTTCATGAGGCTGCTGAGAATCTTCAACTGTTGATTGACCAGAAATCTTATCTTTTGGTTAATGCAGAGAATTGGGAAAGTTCAAAAAGACCTAAGAAGTTTGAAGATCCTGAACGCATTCAAGAACTGAAGGACAATGAACCTAAACCCATGCTAATAAACTCTCTTAGTGAAGCGACTCTTCATCTAAGGTCTGCTCACACATTGAAGCACATGGATACTCTTAATCCAAATGTAAGCGTCAACTTTTCTACTTCACAATGGGGTTCCTCAGAAGATGTGTTCAAGCAGCAGACGATGTGGCCTTCACGGCTTTCAGTTCTTGGAGATGTGATTTTGAATGAACGTGAAGTACGGACATTTGAAAGTGCTAGTACATTGTCACTGGCAACATTTACTTCCTTGCTGATCGAGTTTGT